From Chlamydiota bacterium, the proteins below share one genomic window:
- a CDS encoding DUF2283 domain-containing protein produces the protein MEKKIKVWYDKEGDYLEVSFERKPGYVRETAHDAIMEKVDKKGHVLGFSVLGVSALKGKKPLS, from the coding sequence GTGGAAAAGAAAATAAAGGTCTGGTATGACAAAGAGGGCGATTACCTTGAGGTTTCGTTTGAACGTAAGCCAGGCTATGTTAGAGAGACGGCGCATGATGCTATTATGGAAAAGGTTGATAAAAAGGGGCATGTCCTTGGCTTTTCCGTCCTAGGAGTGAGTGCGTTGAAAGGGAAGAAACCTTTATC